Proteins co-encoded in one Thermus sediminis genomic window:
- a CDS encoding tetratricopeptide repeat protein — protein MSPEGVDLEAVRLFLQLGRYREAEAALDQDPQPQNPEWLRLKGWARWHLGDEEGLRLVRRAASLARERAGWVWQDLGALLFRAGRWEEAEEALRRALDLFEAEEDHLGRAWALHGLGVAHLHRGRTGWALRRAEEALAVVRVKALGSFRNRVLVLLSSVHRARGELREALFRARQAVAGRLDPDDRVVALRALGTTLRLMGRPAQGRERLEEALRLAGEGARRGAALAELAPCYLALGWRKEARKAAGEALELLDTHAPARARVLVALAELSRREGKEEGALALLQEAQAIGPYPLAEEALGFPDLFALAEERGLALFRARKAPEKPKVVLRESPPGLLVGRREVLLEGSGKAFALLALLLKEGPLPWREAALRLWGEDGPGVRERLHMTASRARDLLADREAVRWEGEVLRLDPERKWEAR, from the coding sequence GTGAGCCCGGAGGGGGTGGACCTCGAGGCCGTCCGCCTCTTCCTCCAGCTCGGGCGCTACCGGGAGGCGGAGGCCGCTCTGGACCAGGACCCCCAACCCCAAAACCCCGAGTGGCTGAGGCTGAAGGGCTGGGCCCGCTGGCACCTGGGGGACGAGGAGGGGCTGCGGCTGGTGCGGCGGGCGGCCTCCCTGGCCCGGGAGCGGGCGGGGTGGGTGTGGCAGGACCTGGGGGCCCTCCTCTTCCGGGCCGGGCGCTGGGAGGAGGCGGAGGAGGCCCTGAGGCGGGCCCTGGACCTCTTTGAGGCGGAGGAGGACCACCTGGGCCGGGCCTGGGCCCTCCACGGCCTGGGGGTGGCCCACCTGCACCGGGGCAGGACGGGCTGGGCCCTGCGCCGGGCGGAGGAGGCCTTGGCCGTGGTCCGGGTCAAGGCCCTGGGGAGCTTCCGCAACCGGGTCCTGGTCCTGCTCTCCTCCGTCCACCGGGCCAGGGGGGAGCTGAGGGAGGCCCTCTTCCGGGCCCGGCAGGCGGTGGCGGGTCGGCTGGATCCCGACGACCGGGTGGTGGCCCTGAGGGCGCTCGGCACCACCCTGCGGCTTATGGGAAGACCCGCCCAAGGGAGGGAGCGCCTGGAGGAGGCCCTGCGCCTCGCCGGGGAGGGGGCCCGGAGGGGGGCGGCCCTGGCGGAGCTCGCCCCCTGCTACCTGGCCCTGGGCTGGCGCAAGGAGGCCCGCAAGGCCGCCGGGGAGGCCCTGGAGCTTCTGGACACCCACGCCCCGGCCCGCGCCCGGGTGCTGGTGGCCCTGGCGGAGCTCTCCCGCCGGGAGGGGAAGGAGGAGGGCGCCCTGGCCCTCCTTCAGGAGGCCCAGGCCATCGGCCCCTATCCCCTGGCGGAGGAGGCCCTGGGCTTCCCCGACCTCTTCGCCCTCGCTGAGGAGAGGGGGCTCGCGCTCTTCAGGGCCCGGAAGGCCCCGGAGAAGCCTAAGGTGGTCCTGCGGGAAAGCCCCCCCGGCCTCCTCGTGGGCAGGCGGGAGGTGCTCCTGGAGGGCTCGGGGAAGGCCTTTGCGCTTCTGGCCCTGCTCCTCAAGGAGGGCCCCCTCCCCTGGCGGGAGGCGGCGCTCAGGCTCTGGGGGGAGGACGGCCCCGGGGTGAGGGAGCGGCTTCACATGACGGCCTCGAGGGCCAGGGACCTCCTGGCCGACCGGGAGGCGGTGCGGTGGGAGGGGGAGGTGCTCAGGCTAGACCCGGAGAGGAAGTGGGAGGCGAGGTAG
- a CDS encoding thermonuclease family protein yields MGSRALGLLPWLLALVLALAPEGRLQGPVAVLRVVDGDTVELQGLGPVRLIGIDAPESTYNHRTAGPEEVRLGLEAKAFLARLLQGRKVWVELDVQERDRYRRVLAYLYLEDPRGDWTYRGRRFLQVNLELVRVGWAEPYTVPPNVRYAELYLQAAREARARGVGMWGWPTPSPPR; encoded by the coding sequence GTGGGCTCAAGAGCGCTCGGGCTTCTCCCCTGGTTGCTCGCCCTGGTCCTGGCCCTCGCCCCGGAGGGCAGGCTCCAGGGCCCGGTGGCCGTCCTCCGTGTGGTGGACGGGGACACGGTGGAGCTTCAGGGCCTAGGGCCGGTGCGCCTCATCGGGATTGACGCCCCGGAGAGCACCTACAACCACCGCACCGCGGGCCCCGAGGAGGTGCGGCTGGGCCTCGAGGCCAAGGCCTTCCTCGCCCGCCTGCTCCAGGGGAGGAAGGTGTGGGTGGAGCTGGACGTCCAGGAGCGGGACCGGTACCGGAGGGTGCTGGCCTACCTCTACCTGGAGGACCCCCGGGGGGACTGGACCTACCGGGGCCGGCGCTTCCTTCAGGTGAACCTGGAGCTGGTCCGGGTGGGGTGGGCTGAGCCCTACACCGTGCCCCCCAACGTCCGCTACGCCGAGCTCTACCTCCAGGCCGCCCGGGAGGCGAGGGCGAGGGGGGTGGGGATGTGGGGATGGCCTACTCCCTCTCCCCCACGATGA
- a CDS encoding HlyD family secretion protein, with protein MRPGDRVAEGEPIARRVDEAPLADLKDQAGAKRQEAQRLEEEMARLEERCRAEREALKGEMARLEDQVGRLRYLVSVGAEAPLRLSEAEGRLEEARARLTRLAVSCAGDRARLEASLREARLAEERLRRRLARAEEAQLIRSPVAGRVGEVKVRDLRPGEVVVEVVIVGERE; from the coding sequence GTGCGCCCTGGAGACCGGGTGGCCGAGGGGGAGCCCATCGCCCGCAGGGTGGACGAGGCTCCCCTGGCCGACCTGAAGGACCAGGCCGGAGCGAAGCGGCAGGAGGCCCAGCGCCTGGAGGAGGAGATGGCCCGGCTGGAGGAGCGGTGCCGGGCCGAGCGGGAGGCCCTGAAGGGGGAGATGGCCCGCCTCGAGGACCAGGTGGGCCGTCTGCGCTACCTGGTGAGCGTGGGGGCGGAGGCCCCCCTGCGCCTCTCCGAGGCCGAGGGGCGCCTGGAGGAGGCCCGGGCGCGGCTCACCCGCCTGGCCGTCTCCTGCGCCGGGGATAGGGCCCGCCTCGAGGCCAGCCTGCGGGAGGCCCGCCTGGCCGAGGAGCGCCTGCGGAGGAGGCTGGCCCGGGCCGAGGAGGCCCAGCTCATCCGGTCCCCCGTGGCGGGCCGGGTGGGCGAGGTGAAGGTGCGGGACCTCAGGCCGGGGGAGGTGGTGGTGGAGGTGGTCATCGTGGGGGAGAGGGAGTAG
- a CDS encoding metal-dependent hydrolase, protein MTAGTHLAGAALTASLLRGLGVEVGLLEGLALAWGAVMPDLDTTTSGPGKFVRPLSSFLERRFGHRTLTHSLPFLLALALLLLPLRQAAPGAYWAFLSGYLSHLLLDTLNVNGVPLLWPWRVQFFFFPSREWRIRYASPQEATLALFLALFAFALWPLSGQGFASAFRHLVGTPEVAVLDYLDWRDRWEVWAEVRGFNRETQEPVEGRFLVVEALGREGVLVEDELGRTLAVSRDGQVVAYRVRMVRGRPQVLREWRLDLSGRLLADLLQALPRSARRVWITGEARPATAPRPSSPRWAPTPGWRPPRARPASASTPPGPRTWPPWRASTFRRGAPWCGPSSHPGRRGSFTSPTSPRPPRSTPWSSLSPPWRAFWCALETGWPRGSPSPAGWTRLPWPT, encoded by the coding sequence ATGACCGCCGGGACCCACCTCGCCGGGGCGGCCCTCACGGCGAGCCTCCTCCGGGGCCTGGGGGTGGAGGTGGGCCTCCTGGAGGGCCTGGCCCTGGCCTGGGGGGCGGTGATGCCCGACCTGGACACCACCACCTCGGGCCCCGGGAAGTTCGTCCGCCCTCTCTCCTCCTTCCTGGAGCGGCGCTTCGGCCACCGCACCCTCACCCACTCCCTTCCCTTCCTCCTCGCCCTCGCCCTCCTCCTCCTTCCCCTCCGCCAGGCGGCCCCGGGGGCCTACTGGGCCTTCCTCTCCGGCTACCTCTCCCACCTCCTCCTGGACACCCTCAACGTGAACGGGGTGCCCCTCCTCTGGCCCTGGCGGGTGCAGTTCTTCTTCTTCCCCTCCCGGGAGTGGCGGATCCGCTACGCCTCCCCCCAGGAGGCCACCCTGGCCCTCTTCCTCGCCCTCTTCGCCTTCGCCCTCTGGCCCCTATCGGGCCAGGGCTTCGCCTCCGCCTTCCGCCACCTGGTGGGGACGCCGGAGGTGGCCGTGCTGGACTACCTGGACTGGCGGGACCGCTGGGAGGTCTGGGCCGAGGTGAGGGGCTTCAACCGCGAGACCCAGGAGCCCGTGGAGGGGCGCTTCCTGGTGGTGGAGGCCCTGGGGCGGGAGGGCGTCCTGGTGGAGGACGAGCTGGGCCGCACCCTGGCGGTGAGCCGGGACGGCCAGGTGGTGGCCTACCGGGTGCGCATGGTCCGGGGGAGGCCCCAGGTCCTCAGGGAGTGGCGGCTTGACCTCTCGGGGAGGCTCCTCGCCGACCTCCTGCAGGCCCTCCCCCGCTCCGCCCGGAGGGTCTGGATCACCGGGGAGGCCCGCCCCGCCACCGCCCCCCGCCCCTCGTCCCCCCGGTGGGCACCCACCCCCGGGTGGAGGCCTCCGAGAGCCCGCCCCGCCTCCGCTTCCACGCCGCCCGGCCCGAGGACCTGGCCCCCCTGGCGAGCCTCTACCTTCAGGCGGGGAGCGCCGTGGTGCGGGCCCAGTTCGCACCCGGGGAGGAGGGGGAGCTTTACCTCCCCGACCTCCCCCAGGCCCCCACGGTCCACCCCCTGGTCATCTCTCTCCCCTCCCTGGCGGGCCTTCTGGTGCGCCCTGGAGACCGGGTGGCCGAGGGGGAGCCCATCGCCCGCAGGGTGGACGAGGCTCCCCTGGCCGACCTGA